The following proteins are encoded in a genomic region of Sesamum indicum cultivar Zhongzhi No. 13 linkage group LG8, S_indicum_v1.0, whole genome shotgun sequence:
- the LOC105167892 gene encoding dof zinc finger protein DOF1.4-like has translation MPAANCENLYTTATSSPTHQCPQKQIVADVQNSSFPSSSPTNNSVMQRSNQDPHQPPLKCPRCDSSNTKFCYYNNYSLSQPRYFCKACKRYWTRGGTLRNVPVGGGCRKNKRVKQRQLAPSIGSDGISSSSSSAAASTAIIKPSSVQPDIDLSPAPNLINEPLLYSLPTNPFELNFPFSRFSTARVSCDSSGFDHHQPGMNGVGIGFSSGILEKGDYRNGFRQIEDVITSSAGNVNSLFFGPSNFGPTSTMVSLLSSPHQEANDFHGEDMQMQNGGLMGKEVKIEGENRSDFNSSDSSSLLWNSSTSLGEWFDPSNIMGSSSVPSLI, from the exons ATGCCTGCAGCAAACTGTGAGAACTTGTACACCACTGCCACCTCTTCACCTACTCATCAATGCCCACAG AAGCAGATAGTGGCGGATGTTCAGAACAGCAGTTTCCCATCTTCATCACCAACAAATAATAGTGTTATGCAGAGATCCAACCAAGATCCGCATCAGCCTCCTCTCAAGTGCCCTCGCTGCGATTCCTCCAATACCAAGTTCTGCTACTACAATAACTACAGTTTATCCCAGCCACGCTACTTTTGTAAAGCCTGTAAGAGATACTGGACCAGAGGCGGAACCCTCAGAAACGTTCCCGTCGGCGGAGGATGTAGGAAGAACAAGAGGGTGAAGCAGCGCCAGCTGGCTCCGTCTATTGGCAGCGATGGaatttcctcctcctcctcctccgccgccGCCTCAACTGCAATTATAAAGCCTAGCAGTGTTCAACCAGATATAGATCTGTCTCCAGCGCCGAACCTCATCAACGAACCTTTGCTCTATAGCTTGCCCACTAATCCTTTTGAGCtcaattttccattttccaGATTTAGCACAGCTAGGGTTTCCTGCGACAGTTCTGGATTCGATCATCATCAGCCTGGGATGAATGGAGTTGGAATAGGGTTTTCATCTGGGATACTTGAGAAGGGTGATTACAGAAACGGGTTCAGGCAAATCGAAGATGTTATTACATCATCTGCAGGCAATGTGAATTCTTTGTTCTTCGGACCTTcaaattttggtcccacttcAACAATGGTTTCTTTGCTTTCCAGCCCTCATCAAGAAGCTAATGACTTTCATGGTGAGGATATGCAAATGCAAAATGGAGGATTAATGGGGAAAGAAGTGAAAATAGAGGGAGAAAACAGGTCAGATTTTAACTCTTCAgactcttcttctcttttgtgGAACAGTAGCACTAGTCTTGGTGAATGGTTTGATCCTTCAAACATTATGGGTTCTTCATCAGTTCCTTCTCTCATCTAG
- the LOC105167893 gene encoding dof zinc finger protein DOF2.2-like: MERERNEENNLRQQQDPGRQMAANDHHQPPPPPRKCPRCDSSNTKFCYYNNYSLSQPRYYCKTCRRYWTHGGTLRNVPVGGGCRKIKRSRTSSSSFSSSEIARTQCSSPALPSQNLTGMISGQVVRPVPRVIPTAGNSFYTGRACLPSLGTMQSLPGEINQRASVNLDGGNNQFGANMALLQGLSFQTLRPQTANQFQPQAHYFPSQQSLVPPRPPLSSWTQSLINPGASSSSSANSSIWSSATGCNIADGSNQAAGSSFSTGQWADNHHPGFNPPHH; encoded by the coding sequence ATGGAGCGAGAGAGAAACGAAGAGAATAATTTGCGGCAGCAGCAAGATCCCGGACGGCAAATGGCGGCCAACGACCACCACCAGCCTCCGCCACCACCCAGGAAGTGCCCGCGTTGTGATTCTTCCAACACTAAGTTCTGTTACTACAACAACTACAGCCTCTCCCAGCCTCGGTACTATTGCAAGACTTGCCGGAGGTACTGGACACACGGCGGGACCTTAAGAAACGTCCCCGTCGGCGGAGGTTGCCGAAAAATCAAGCGCTCGAGAACCTCATCCTCGTCTTTCTCAAGCAGTGAGATCGCAAGAACTCAATGTTCATCACCCGCACTTCCATCTCAAAATCTGACGGGTATGATTTCGGGCCAAGTGGTAAGGCCCGTGCCTCGGGTAATCCCGACGGCGGGTAATTCTTTCTACACTGGTCGTGCGTGTTTGCCTTCTTTGGGCACCATGCAATCTCTACCTGGCGAAATCAATCAGAGGGCGTCGGTAAATTTGGACGGGGGCAACAACCAATTCGGTGCAAATATGGCCCTTTTACAAGGGTTAAGTTTCCAAACTCTCAGACCTCAGACTGCCAATCAATTCCAACCGCAGGCCCATTATTTTCCGTCGCAGCAAAGTCTGGTTCCGCCGAGGCCGCCTTTGAGTTCTTGGACTCAAAGTTTAATAAATCCAGGCGCCTCTAGCTCTTCATCCGCCAACTCCAGTATTTGGAGCTCCGCCACAGGCTGCAACATCGCCGACGGAAGCAATCAGGCGGCGGGTTCTTCCTTCAGTACAGGTCAATGGGCTGACAACCATCATCCAGGATTCAATCCTCCTCATCACTGA
- the LOC105167894 gene encoding late embryogenesis abundant protein At3g53040-like — protein sequence MAAMSIAKSTIRNVSTNPFFTLRPRVSRVCFVSASRHRKGDRTNSRKTRDVVGESLDKSKAKSQEMEKAEVVKDTTSDAATIAAKKSEESKDTAAESVYETKEKVIKQAHEMSEKSKEKSGAVADKARKTRGKIMDATGKMVEKTKEYAHWAKEKTGETLDTGAEKTKEKANGGAETVADVAQSIGKKAKQTVKSALGAAKATTQKIKETVVGKSDDEYKEKGMDEDMVDMKRRPAEEQGHDHKY from the exons ATGGCAGCCATGTCTATAGCAAAAAGTACAATTCGCAACGTTTCAACGAACCCCTTTTTTACTCTCCGCCCCAGAGTCTCTAGAGTGTGCTTCGTTTCTGCTTCCAGACATCGCAAG GGGGACAGGACTAATTCTAGAAAAACAAGGGATGTTGTGGGAGAATCCCTGGACAAATCTAAAGCGAAGAGTCAAGAAATGGAGAAAGCCGAGGTCGTTAAAGACACGACGAGTGATGCCGCGACAATCGCGGCGAAGAAAAGCGAAGAATCCAAGGACACAGCGGCGGAGTCCGTTTACGAGACGAAGGAGAAGGTGATAAAGCAGGCCCATGAGATGAGTGAGAAGAGCAAGGAAAAATCAGGGGCTGTGGCTGATAAGGCCAGAAAAACGAGGGGAAAGATAATGGACGCCACGGGCAAGATGGTCGAGAAAACGAAAGAATACGCTCACTGGGCGAAGGAGAAGACGGGGGAGACTTTGGATACCGGGGCAGAGAAAACAAAGGAGAAAGCAAATGGTGGGGCGGAGACAGTGGCAGACGTGGCGCAGAGTATAGGTAAGAAGGCGAAGCAAACGGTGAAGAGCGCATTGGGGGCGGCGAAGGCGACAACGCAGAAAATCAAGGAGACGGTGGTGGGGAAATCAGATGATGAGTACAAAGAGAAGGGTATGGATGAAGACATGGTTGATATGAAGCGGCGTCCCGCGGAGGAGCAGGGTCATGACCATAAATATTGA
- the LOC105167895 gene encoding 30S ribosomal protein S5, chloroplastic, with protein sequence MAAASAASLSATFSSLSVNPHRSRPSAFPSHHHSSSISKPLSLSKLTHKLPPARANADLDTTFFDTVDPEEISAYSPPEPPEDFIPPPSFDEGPVESEDDIARAYEEIYGPAYSGETLLGNDVYVMDSKVKKTTGFGSKNKKEKVRDGFEERVVQVRRVTKVVKGGKQLHFRAIVVVGDKQGNVGVGVGKAKEVIAAVQKSAVNARRNVITVPMTKYKTFPHRSEADYGAARVMLRPASPGTGVIAGGAVRIVLEMAGVENALGKQLGSNNALNNARATVVAVQRMRQFSEVAEERGIPMEELWK encoded by the exons ATGGCTGCCGCCT CCGCCGCTTCCCTCTCCGCCACTTTCTCCTCCCTCTCTGTCAATCCCCACCGCAGCAGGCCGTCTGCTTTCCCCTCTCACCACCATTCCTCCTCCATCTCAAAGCCTCTCTCCCTCTCGAAATTAACCCACAAACTCCCTCCTGCCAGAGCCAACGCCGACCTCGACACCACATTCTTCGACACTGTTGACCCCGAAGAAATCTCCGCATACAGCCCACCGGAGCCCCCTGAAGACTTCATTCCACCGCCCTCATTCGACGAAGGCCCCGTTGAATCAGAGGATGATATTGCCAGAGCCTATGAGGAAATTTACGGGCCCGCATATAGTGGAGAGACTTTGCTTGGCAATGATGTCTATGTGATGGACTCTAAGGTGAAGAAAACAACTGGGTTCGGGTCCAAGAACAAGAAGGAGAAGGTGAGAGATGGGTTTGAGGAGAGAGTGGTGCAAGTTAGGAGAGTTACTAAGGTTGTGAAGGGAGGGAAACAGCTGCATTTCAGAGCTATTGTTGTGGTGGGTGATAAACAGGGTAATGTCGGGGTTGGCGTGGGAAAGGCGAAGGAAGTGATTGCAGCTGTGCAGAAATCGGCTGTTAATGCAAGGAGGAACGTTATTACTGTGCCTATGACCAAGTACAAGACTTTCCCTCACAG ATCCGAGGCGGACTATGGGGCAGCGAGGGTGATGCTGAGACCGGCTTCCCCTGGTACGGGTGTCATTGCTGGAGGAGCCGTTAGGATTGTATTGGAAATGGCCGGTGTTGAGAATGCTCTTGGGAAGCAGCTCGGTAGCAATAACGCTCTCAACAACGCCAGGGCCACTGTTGTTGCCGTACAGCGGATGAGGCAGTTCAGTGAAGTTGCTGAAGAGCGCGGTATCCCTATGGAAGAACTATGGAAGTGA